One stretch of Armigeres subalbatus isolate Guangzhou_Male chromosome 2, GZ_Asu_2, whole genome shotgun sequence DNA includes these proteins:
- the LOC134216827 gene encoding vitelline membrane protein 15a-3-like, whose amino-acid sequence MNKIIILALFAVAATNAMPNYPKPAYHAPAPAPAHHAPAPAYHAPAPAHHAPAPAYHAPAPAHHAPAPHYGHGHAAPAPVVHTYAVHAPHAKCGANLLVGCAPSVAHVPCSPAHGHGGYGHGHGGHGGHGYGHAAPAPAHHYRAPESDAFDQFEE is encoded by the coding sequence ATGAACAAGATCATCATCCTGGCACTTTTCGCTGTGGCCGCGACCAACGCCATGCCCAACTACCCGAAACCAGCATACCACGCACCAGCACCGGCCCCAGCTCACCATGCTCCAGCTCCAGCCTACCACGCTCCAGCCCCGGCTCATCATGCTCCAGCTCCGGCCTACCACGCACCAGCTCCAGCCCACCATGCCCCAGCACCTCACTACGGACACGGACACGCTGCCCCCGCTCCAGTAGTTCACACCTACGCTGTGCACGCCCCACACGCCAAGTGCGGTGCCAACCTGCTGGTCGGATGCGCTCCCAGCGTTGCCCACGTTCCATGCTCTCCAGCGCACGGCCATGGTGGATACGGACACGGACACGGAGGACACGGTGGACACGGATACGGACACGCTGCCCCAGCCCCAGCTCACCACTACCGCGCACCGGAATCCGATGCCTTCGATCAGTTCGAGGAATAG
- the LOC134209911 gene encoding histone H1A, sperm-like codes for MSELNTGFAATFPTADPQKHEMPKEKPAVAKVKPAKHPNRAKHLPVQKMIATAIKTLNNSKGSSLYAIKRYIEANYECDIGKLSPFIRKSLKTAVDRGTLIRTKGIGASGSFKLPKTFTNEKRKRKDIIGTPDAVKKRTAYKQIGTTSKLPNTPFPKIMASTGKASRMGNRC; via the coding sequence ATGTCCGAACTGAACACCGGGTTTGCTGCCACGTTTCCAACTGCTGATCCACAGAAACACGAAATGCCGAAGGAGAAACCGGCCGTTGCTAAGGTAAAACCAGCCAAACATCCAAACCGAGCCAAACATCTGCCGGTACAGAAAATGATTGCCACCGCCATCAAGACTCTAAACAACTCGAAAGGATCGTCTCTGTATGCCATCAAGCGGTACATCGAAGCGAACTACGAGTGTGATATCGGAAAACTGTCACCTTTCATAAGGAAATCGCTGAAGACCGCCGTTGACAGAGGCACCCTGATCCGAACAAAGGGAATCGGAGCTTCCGGATCATTCAAGTTGCCAAAAACCTTTACCAATGAAAAACGAAAGAGGAAGGACATCATCGGAACGCCGGACGCCGTTAAGAAAAGGACGGCTTACAAGCAAATTGGTACCACATCCAAACTGCCCAATACTCCGTTTCCAAAAATTATGGCTTCTACTGGAAAGGCTTCCCGGATGGGAAATCGCTGCTGA